One Pleurocapsa sp. PCC 7327 DNA segment encodes these proteins:
- the acpP gene encoding acyl carrier protein: MNQEVFEKVKKIVAEQLEVNPDDVKPESSFANDLGADSLDTVELVMALEEEFNIEIPDEVAEQIDTVAKAVEHISQKIEAAA; this comes from the coding sequence ATGAATCAAGAAGTTTTTGAAAAGGTCAAAAAAATTGTTGCCGAACAACTAGAAGTCAATCCCGATGATGTCAAGCCCGAATCTAGCTTTGCTAACGACTTGGGTGCAGACTCTCTAGATACCGTCGAATTGGTGATGGCGCTAGAAGAAGAATTTAATATTGAAATTCCCGACGAGGTAGCCGAACAGATCGATACTGTCGCTAAAGCAGTAGAGCATATCAGCCAGAAGATAGAGGCTGCTGCTTAA
- a CDS encoding efflux RND transporter periplasmic adaptor subunit, whose amino-acid sequence MEFPLQSKLKNPLLWILGVMTGGILVVGLMTYRMVETPSSEQLLDKLTVPTTRETLAAEIEASGTVEPITSVNISPKNPGRLVELRVDQGMRVKRGQILAVMENLEIQAQGYEAQAKFRQALAQFKEAQVRIPGEIAQAKNRLAQAQASLKQAQAKLPKDIKQAQAQLQAAEARFQLAQARIQRNEALLKEGAVTQDEYDAVLNDFRTALATGMEAQQRFEQAKTTSFPEIDRLKAAVAEAQVQLQQRQKTAEAELAQLQAAAEAARAELERIKIQYQDTVIRAPFDGVVTQKYATVGAFVTPTTSASATASATSASILALASGLEVVAKVPEVDIGQLQLGQPARIVADAYPDKVFQGQVVKIAPEAVVEQNVTSFEVTVRILTGQETLRSKMNVDVDFVGRQLSNALVVPTVAIVTQEGQTGVMVPDDNQKPKFKPVTIGLVLNDKTQILDGLTPGERVFVDLPENKDQKEIEK is encoded by the coding sequence ATGGAATTTCCCCTGCAAAGTAAATTAAAAAATCCGCTTCTTTGGATACTGGGAGTCATGACAGGCGGTATCCTAGTTGTCGGTTTGATGACTTATCGGATGGTTGAAACCCCTTCATCCGAGCAGTTGCTCGACAAACTGACTGTCCCTACCACAAGAGAAACCTTGGCAGCGGAAATAGAAGCCAGCGGAACCGTCGAGCCGATTACGAGCGTTAATATCAGCCCAAAAAATCCCGGTCGATTGGTAGAGTTGCGAGTCGATCAAGGCATGCGAGTCAAAAGAGGGCAAATCCTAGCCGTGATGGAAAATTTGGAAATTCAGGCACAGGGATACGAAGCTCAAGCAAAATTCAGACAAGCCCTTGCCCAGTTTAAGGAAGCGCAGGTTAGAATTCCAGGAGAAATTGCCCAAGCTAAAAACCGTTTGGCTCAGGCTCAAGCCAGCCTCAAACAAGCTCAAGCAAAACTTCCCAAAGACATCAAACAAGCACAAGCGCAACTCCAGGCTGCCGAAGCGCGATTTCAATTGGCACAAGCTCGCATTCAGCGCAATGAAGCCTTACTCAAGGAAGGAGCGGTGACTCAAGATGAATACGACGCAGTGTTGAATGATTTTCGGACGGCTCTAGCAACTGGGATGGAGGCGCAACAGCGTTTTGAGCAAGCTAAAACGACTAGCTTTCCCGAAATAGATCGCTTAAAAGCAGCTGTTGCCGAAGCCCAAGTTCAATTACAACAGCGCCAAAAAACTGCAGAAGCAGAACTTGCCCAACTCCAAGCTGCCGCAGAAGCAGCCAGGGCAGAACTCGAACGGATTAAAATTCAATATCAAGACACGGTTATTAGAGCGCCTTTTGATGGGGTAGTTACCCAGAAATACGCAACGGTTGGCGCTTTTGTCACGCCGACGACTTCTGCTTCCGCTACTGCCTCTGCTACCTCAGCGTCTATTCTAGCACTGGCAAGCGGGCTAGAAGTTGTTGCTAAAGTCCCGGAAGTCGATATCGGTCAATTGCAATTAGGACAACCGGCAAGAATCGTTGCCGATGCCTATCCCGATAAGGTTTTTCAAGGACAGGTTGTTAAAATCGCTCCAGAAGCTGTGGTCGAGCAAAACGTGACTTCGTTTGAAGTTACCGTTCGCATCCTCACCGGTCAAGAGACGCTGCGCTCTAAGATGAACGTCGATGTCGATTTTGTGGGCAGACAACTTAGCAACGCTTTGGTGGTTCCCACGGTTGCGATCGTCACCCAAGAAGGTCAAACCGGAGTAATGGTTCCCGACGACAACCAAAAACCCAAGTTCAAACCCGTAACCATCGGACTCGTCCTCAATGACAAAACCCAAATCCTAGATGGATTGACCCCTGGAGAGCGAGTATTTGTCGATCTGCCAGAAAACAAAGACCAGAAAGAGATAGAAAAATAA
- a CDS encoding KGG domain-containing protein: MTDTSKRGFASMDAQKQREIASKGGKAAHAKGTAHEFTPEEAREAGRKGGEAVSKDREHMAEIGREGGKSSRKSNRDENKSKEEDKNANGSSHKQPAKTERQS; the protein is encoded by the coding sequence ATGACCGACACGAGCAAACGTGGATTTGCATCCATGGATGCACAAAAGCAGCGCGAAATTGCCAGCAAAGGCGGAAAAGCAGCCCATGCCAAGGGAACTGCCCACGAGTTTACCCCAGAAGAAGCCAGAGAAGCTGGTCGTAAGGGGGGTGAAGCTGTGAGCAAAGACCGCGAACACATGGCAGAGATCGGTCGCGAAGGTGGTAAGAGTTCGCGTAAAAGCAATCGAGACGAAAATAAAAGCAAAGAAGAAGACAAGAACGCTAATGGCAGTAGCCACAAACAACCTGCAAAAACAGAACGACAAAGCTAA
- the fabF gene encoding beta-ketoacyl-ACP synthase II — protein sequence MANMQLKRVVVTGLGAITPIGNNLTEYWEGLLSGRNGIAPITRFDASQHACRIAAEVKGFDPHDYLDRKDAKRMDRFSQLGVAASLQALADAKLTIDDLNADQVGVIIGTGVGGLKVLEDQQEVLLARGPSRISPFMIPMMIANMAAGLTAIHTGAKGPNTCTVTACAAGSNAIGDAFRLIQRGYAKAMICGGTEAAVTPLSMAGFASMKALSTRNEDPARASRPFDRDRDGFVMGEGAGILLLEELEQALERDAKIYAEIVGYGMTCDAYHMTAPSGQGATQAIELALKDGGLQPEAIHYINAHGTSTPANDPTETKAIKKALGEQAYKVAISSTKSMTGHLLGGSGGIEAVATVMAIACDRIPPTINLENPDPECDLDYVPGQSRAQTVEAALSNSFGFGGHNVTLAFKKYH from the coding sequence GTGGCAAATATGCAACTCAAACGTGTCGTCGTAACGGGGCTAGGTGCGATTACCCCGATTGGAAATAACCTCACTGAATACTGGGAAGGGTTGTTAAGCGGGCGTAACGGAATTGCTCCTATTACCCGATTTGACGCTTCGCAGCATGCCTGTCGCATTGCCGCCGAAGTCAAAGGTTTTGACCCTCACGACTACCTCGATCGCAAAGACGCTAAGCGGATGGATCGCTTCTCCCAGTTGGGCGTGGCTGCTAGCTTGCAGGCACTTGCCGATGCCAAACTGACGATCGACGATTTGAATGCAGACCAAGTGGGGGTAATTATCGGAACTGGTGTTGGCGGGCTGAAAGTCCTCGAAGATCAGCAAGAAGTCTTGCTCGCACGCGGTCCGAGTCGCATTAGTCCCTTTATGATTCCCATGATGATCGCCAATATGGCAGCGGGACTGACTGCGATTCATACGGGGGCAAAAGGTCCCAATACCTGTACGGTGACGGCTTGTGCGGCTGGATCGAACGCGATCGGCGATGCCTTTCGTTTAATTCAGCGAGGATACGCAAAAGCGATGATTTGCGGCGGAACGGAAGCAGCAGTAACGCCGTTATCGATGGCAGGCTTTGCCTCGATGAAAGCGCTGTCCACCCGCAATGAAGACCCAGCCCGTGCGTCCCGACCTTTCGATCGCGATCGCGACGGCTTTGTCATGGGAGAAGGGGCAGGAATCTTGCTCCTAGAAGAATTGGAACAAGCCCTAGAACGCGATGCCAAAATTTATGCAGAAATCGTCGGCTACGGCATGACCTGCGATGCCTATCACATGACCGCGCCGTCGGGTCAGGGGGCAACGCAGGCGATCGAACTCGCCCTCAAAGATGGAGGGCTGCAACCAGAGGCAATTCACTATATCAACGCTCACGGAACGAGTACGCCTGCCAACGATCCGACAGAAACTAAGGCAATTAAGAAAGCCCTGGGAGAACAGGCATATAAAGTAGCGATTAGTTCCACTAAATCTATGACGGGACACCTGCTGGGAGGATCTGGTGGGATTGAAGCCGTAGCAACGGTAATGGCGATCGCCTGCGACCGCATTCCGCCTACGATCAATCTAGAAAACCCCGACCCCGAATGCGATTTGGATTACGTGCCCGGTCAAAGTCGCGCCCAAACAGTAGAAGCTGCCCTCTCCAATTCCTTTGGCTTTGGCGGCCACAACGTTACGCTAGCTTTCAAAAAATATCATTGA
- the tkt gene encoding transketolase produces the protein MVVATQSLEERCINSIRFLAIDAVEKAKSGHPGLPMGAAPMAFVLWDRFMRYNPKNPKWFNRDRFVLSAGHGCMLQYALLYLTGYDSVTLDEIKNFRQWGSKTPGHPENHITPGVEVTTGPLGQGIANAVGLAIAEAHLAAKFNKPDCKLVDHYTYVILGDGCNMEGISGEACSLAGHLGLGKLIALYDDNHISIDGSTDIAFTEDVSKRFEAYGWHVLHVEDGNKDIESITKAIEAAKAVTDKPSMIKVTTTIGYGSPNKANTAGVHGAALGSDEVKATRENLGWQYEPFVVPDDALAHFRKAVERGASYEAEWQETLAQYKTKYPQEAAEFERLLSGKLPEGWEKALPTYTPEDKAQATRKFSEAMLNALAPIVPELIGGSADLTHSNNTLIKVSGDFQKGQYQNRNLRFGVREHGMGAICNGIALHGSGLIPYGATFLVFTDYMRNAIRLSALSEAGVIWIMTHDSVGLGEDGPTHQPVEHIASLRAIPNLTVIRPADGNETSGAYKVAIENRHAPTLLALSRQNLPNLAGSSIEATTKGAYILSDSEGTPDLILIGTGSETQLCVKAAEALRGEGKKVRVVSMPSWELFEKQDAAYKESVFPKAVRKRLAVEAGSSMGWCRYVTDEGASISIDTFGASAPGNVVMEKFGFTVDNVIAKAKALLG, from the coding sequence ATGGTTGTTGCCACCCAGTCACTCGAAGAACGGTGCATTAATTCTATCCGCTTTTTAGCAATTGACGCCGTAGAAAAAGCTAAGTCCGGTCACCCAGGGCTGCCGATGGGAGCTGCTCCAATGGCTTTCGTCCTCTGGGATCGCTTTATGCGGTACAACCCCAAAAACCCCAAGTGGTTTAATCGCGATCGCTTTGTCCTCTCCGCCGGACACGGCTGCATGTTACAGTATGCCTTGCTTTACCTGACGGGCTACGACAGCGTTACCCTCGACGAAATCAAGAATTTCCGCCAGTGGGGTTCTAAAACTCCCGGTCACCCAGAAAATCATATCACGCCAGGGGTAGAAGTCACTACGGGTCCCTTGGGACAGGGAATCGCTAACGCCGTCGGTCTGGCGATAGCCGAAGCCCACTTGGCGGCTAAATTTAACAAGCCCGATTGCAAGCTGGTAGACCACTACACCTACGTTATCCTCGGCGATGGCTGCAACATGGAAGGAATCTCCGGCGAAGCTTGCTCCCTCGCCGGACACTTAGGCTTGGGCAAGCTGATTGCCCTCTACGACGACAACCACATCTCTATCGACGGTTCCACCGATATTGCCTTTACCGAAGATGTGAGCAAGCGCTTTGAAGCCTATGGTTGGCACGTGTTGCACGTAGAAGACGGCAACAAAGACATAGAGAGCATTACCAAAGCGATCGAAGCGGCTAAAGCCGTCACTGACAAGCCTTCGATGATTAAAGTCACCACCACCATCGGCTATGGCTCTCCGAATAAAGCCAATACCGCTGGCGTTCATGGGGCTGCTCTCGGCAGCGATGAAGTCAAAGCCACCCGCGAGAACCTGGGTTGGCAATACGAACCCTTTGTTGTTCCCGACGACGCGCTAGCGCACTTCCGCAAAGCCGTCGAACGGGGCGCTAGCTATGAAGCCGAATGGCAAGAAACCTTAGCTCAGTATAAGACCAAATATCCTCAAGAAGCCGCCGAATTCGAGCGGTTGCTGAGCGGAAAATTACCCGAAGGATGGGAAAAAGCCCTCCCCACTTATACGCCCGAAGACAAGGCACAAGCTACTCGTAAGTTTTCGGAAGCGATGCTGAACGCCCTAGCACCCATCGTCCCCGAACTCATCGGCGGTTCTGCCGACCTCACTCACTCCAACAATACCCTAATCAAGGTGTCCGGCGATTTCCAAAAGGGACAGTATCAAAATCGCAACCTCCGCTTTGGCGTGCGCGAACATGGTATGGGAGCAATCTGTAACGGTATTGCCCTCCACGGTTCGGGCTTAATTCCTTACGGAGCGACCTTCCTAGTCTTCACCGACTACATGCGTAACGCCATTCGCCTCTCGGCTTTATCCGAAGCGGGCGTAATTTGGATTATGACGCACGACTCGGTTGGATTGGGCGAAGATGGTCCCACGCACCAACCAGTCGAACACATTGCTTCGCTGCGGGCGATTCCTAACCTTACCGTCATTCGTCCGGCAGACGGCAACGAAACCTCTGGCGCATACAAAGTTGCTATCGAAAACCGCCATGCTCCCACGCTGCTAGCGCTGTCTCGTCAAAATCTACCCAACCTGGCTGGAAGCTCGATCGAAGCAACGACTAAAGGAGCTTACATCCTCAGCGACAGCGAAGGTACGCCCGATCTGATCTTGATCGGTACGGGGAGCGAAACCCAACTCTGCGTTAAGGCAGCCGAAGCACTGCGCGGCGAAGGCAAGAAAGTGCGCGTGGTTTCCATGCCAAGCTGGGAGCTATTTGAGAAACAAGACGCAGCTTACAAAGAGTCCGTTTTTCCGAAAGCTGTGAGAAAACGTCTCGCCGTTGAAGCTGGTTCTAGCATGGGCTGGTGTCGCTATGTTACTGATGAAGGCGCGAGCATTAGCATCGATACCTTTGGGGCATCTGCTCCCGGTAATGTTGTTATGGAGAAGTTTGGCTTTACCGTAGATAACGTCATAGCCAAAGCTAAAGCGTTGTTGGGATAA